Proteins from one Emys orbicularis isolate rEmyOrb1 chromosome 2, rEmyOrb1.hap1, whole genome shotgun sequence genomic window:
- the TRIB1 gene encoding tribbles homolog 1 encodes MSRKTQPRSPGLLLPAARCRSAPSKRLLLQDGSSEDAPAAKCPRLSECPSSPQDCLSAPGSPCAPASPGSGPTPGSAQSPSLIAGYLLLPLADREHVSRALNIHTGQELRCKVFPLKHYQDKIRLYVQLPSHKNITGVVEVILGDTKAYVFLEKDFGDMHSYVRSCKRLREEEAAKLFKQIVSAVAHCHQSAIVLGDLKLRKFVFSTEERTQLRLESLEDTHIIKGEDDALSDKHGCPAYVSPEILNTTGTYSGKSADVWSLGVMLYTLLVGRYPFHDSDPSTLFSKIRRGQFCIPDHVSPKARCLIRSLLRREPSERLTAPEILLHPWFEAVLEPGYVDQDIGTSDQIVPEHHGDSDDISSFFC; translated from the exons ATGAGCCGCAAGACGCAGCCCCGCAGCCCGGGACTCCTGCTGCCGGCCGCCCGATGCCGGAGCGCCCCCTCCAagcggctgctgctgcaggacgGCTCCAGCGAGGACGCCCCAGCGGCCAAGTGCCCCCGGCTCTCCGAGtgccccagcagcccccaggaCTGTCTCAGTGCGCCGGGCTCGCCGTGCGCCCCCGCCTCGCCGGGCAGCGGCCCCACGCCGGGCAGCGCCCAGAGCCCCAGCCTCATTGCCGgctacctgctgctgcccctggccGACAGGGAGCATGTGTCCCGGGCGCTCAACATCCACACGGGCCAGGAGCTGCGCTGCAAG GTGTTCCCTCTCAAACACTACCAGGACAAAATTCGACTTTATGTTCAGCTGCCATCTCATAAAAATATCACTGGGGTAGTGGAAGTGATTCTGGGGGACACCAAGGCCTATGTCTTCCTTGAGAAGGACTTTGGGGACATGCACTCCTATGTGAGGAGCTGTAAAAGGCTGCGAGAAGAGGAGGCTGCCAAGCTGTTCAAGCAGATCGTCTCAGCTGTAGCTCACTGCCACCAATCGGCCATTGTGCTGGGTGACCTCAAGCTCAGGAAATTTGTCTTTTCTACTGAAGAAAG GACTCAGCTGAGACTAGAAAGCCTAGAAGACACTCACATCATCAAGGGGGAAGATGATGCTCTGTCAGATAAACATGGCTGCCCAGCATATGTCAGCCCTGAGATCTTAAACACAACAGGGACCTACTCTGGAAAATCAGCTGACGTTTGGAGTTTAGGAGTAATGCTGTATACCCTCCTAGTAGGACGCTATCCCTTCCATGACTCAGACCCTAGTACTCTGTTTTCTAAAATCCGCCGTGGACAGTTCTGTATTCCTGATCATGTCTCTCCCAAAGCCAGATGCCTCATTCGTAGCCTGCTGAGACGGGAACCCTCAGAAAGACTCACTGCTCCAGAGATCTTGCTTCATCCTTGGTTTGAAGCAGTTTTGGAACCTGGATATGTAGACCAGGATATAGGAACTTCTGATCAAATTGTTCCAGAGCATCATGGAGACAGTGATGATATAAGTTCCTTCTTCTGTTAG